Proteins from one Gorilla gorilla gorilla isolate KB3781 chromosome Y, NHGRI_mGorGor1-v2.1_pri, whole genome shotgun sequence genomic window:
- the LOC129530280 gene encoding testis-specific Y-encoded protein 3, translated as MEAVQEGAAGVESEQAALGEEAVLLLDDIMAEVEVVAEEEGLVERQEEAQRAQPGPGPMTPESALEELLAVQVELEPVNAQARKAFSRQREKMERRRKPHLDRRGAVIQSVPGFWANVIANHPQMSALITDEDEDMLSYMVSLEVEEEKHPVHLCKIMLFFRSNPYFQNKVITKEYLVNITEYRASHSTPIEWHPDYEVEAYRRRHRNSSLNFFNWFSDHNFAGSNRIAEILCKDLWRNPLQYYKRMKPPEEGTEMSGDPRC; from the exons ATGGAGGCTGTACAGGAGGGGGCGGCCGGGGTGGAGAGTGAGCAGGCGGCTTTGGGGGAGGAGGCGGTGCTGCTGTTGGATGACATAATggcggaggtggaggtggtggcggAGGAGGAGGGCCTCGTGGAGCGGCAGGAGGAGGCCCAGCGGGCACAGCCTGGCCCTGGGCCCATGACCCCAGAGTCTGCACTGGAGGAGCTGCTGGCCGTTCAGGTGGAGCTGGAGCCGGTTAATGCCCAAGCCAGGAAGGCCTTTTCTCGGCAGAGGGAAAAGATGGAGCGGAGGCGCAAGCCCCACCTAGACCGCAGAGGCGCCGTCATCCAGAGCGTCCCTGGCTTCTGGGCCAATGTT ATTGCAAACCACCCCCAGATGTCAGCCCTGATCACTGACGAAGATGAAGACATGCTGAGCTACATGGTCAGCCTGGAG GTGGAAGAAGAGAAGCATCCTGTTCATCTCTGCAAGATCATGTTGTTCTTTCGGAGTAACCCCTACTTCCAGAATAAAGTGATTACCAAGGAATATCTGGTGAACATCACAG AATACAGGGCTTCTCATTCCACTCCAATTGAGTGGCATCCGGATTATGAAGTGGAAGCCTATCGCCGCAGACACCGCAACAGCAGCCTTAACTTCTTCAACTGGTTCTCTGACCACAACTTCGCAGGATCTAACAGGATTGCTGAG ATCCTATGTAAGGACCTGTGGCGCAATCCCCTGCAATACTACAAGAGGATGAAGCCACCTGAAGAGGGAACAGAGATGTCAG GGGATCCCAGATGTTGA